DNA from Musa acuminata AAA Group cultivar baxijiao chromosome BXJ1-5, Cavendish_Baxijiao_AAA, whole genome shotgun sequence:
TGttagaaagatagcacattttcagGCAATTCAAAAGCGCAGAAGATCTGAAGGGAGGGTCCATATTGGATTCGGAGTCATTATTATTGTTGTGTTGCTGCACCCTCAGCTTTACTCATTTTCtctgtgtcttttttttttttttgttgaaaagCCAAAGCCAATGCCAGTCAACAATTATTattgttgtgttttttttttttcagtctcTTCTTGTGTCGATACAATCCGAAATTTTACTCTCCTCCCCGTAGTCACTGCTGTCAGTCCAGCAAAGGTGATCTGACACTGCACCGGGCTGTAGTGTTCTATAATCGCAGATATCTAAGAGCAATGATTTTGAAACTTTGCGAAAATGAATTTCCAACGACTTGAAATCTTGTCATTTTCTGTGGACCATTGCGAACCCTAAACCAACAATAGATTTATAACAACTTGAAAACATGTTATTTTCTACGGATTATTGCGAACCATAGACCAATAACAGATTTCTAACCACTAGAAGTCTTGTCATTTTCTGCACATTATTGCGAATTAATTTATGGTGTACTATCTTTTCCTTTTGTGGTCTAAGGGTCTAAATTGTGCCAGATAAAGAAGGTAACAAAATTCTTGAGATAACATATTAAGCTCCAAGAATCCCCCACTTATTCATTTCAAGACCTCCCAACATTTACTACTTTTTGATGGATTTGTCTCTTCATTACTGCAACCACCGGAGATAGTGTCGTCACTATCCCCATAATGAAAATACCATGGAATATGATCCTCTGATGATAATAAAGTTTCTTTCGTAGGAGAGGCTCCATATCGAAAATGacgattataattaattatgatctTCTGCAATTTATTGGGTTAGAAGACATGGTACAGAAAGATAATTACTTCTTCTGAGATATAATCGGTGGCTTCGGTGGAGATCTGGTCTTGTGTCAAGAAATGGCCGCAGATCCGGCGATTCACGAAGAATTGCTAGCGAGGCACATCAGGAAGCAGCTTGCTGCCATCGTTACGAAGATGCAGTGGAGTTATGCATTCTTTTGGTCTGCTTCCACCACGCAACCCGGGTAAGGAAGCTGCTCCAACTTCTTTGTCCCTCTTAAATTTATTCTTACTTGCTACTATCTTGTTCTGTTTACTTAATCGTtcaaattcttatattttttcATGTGTTTATATacttaaattttttattcttgtgttAACGTTCTTAAAATTTGGAATTCATGGAGACCACAGCTTCTTTACTTATTTTAGTCCATTGATCTTTATTTTGAGGCACGATTCACTCACATTAGACTATTAATCTTTACTGCACTTTGTAGTATGCCACTCCCATGAATAATTTTGTTGAGCTCTAATTTTGAATATTTGTTTTTGCTAATGATATTGTTCTCAGAAATGCTTCCTTGTAGATCAAATTGTATCATGACAACATAAACACAACGACACATAATTTTAGTCAGTTGGTAACTAAAAACCATTCTACCAGCATTTGATTCTTTTCCCATGAGAGAAAGAATCATCAAGCGactatagtttttctttttttcaacaaacaaaattatattaGCTAAACTGTAAAATTACATGAAGAGCTTTGAAACTGACAAACTAAAAGGACCACTCTCctcggaaaaaaataaaaaaaagcatgGGTTAATCTAGTATGTAAGCTAGCCATCTCATTCCCTTGTCATAAGAAAGGAATCAAAGCATTCAAGATGTCAAATatcttcaataatattttttatcaccCAAGAGGTGGGAACAACCATGCACATGATTCGCACCAATGTCTCTGAGTCTGACTCTACGTGAATCATCTTGACTTCACCCTGAGCAATGATCTACAAACCATCTTTTGGAAACAGTCACCTCATAATAAAGGACACTTTCCTTTTTAATATACTTGCACCTAGTCAATAGAGATTCACTAGTATCTCATCTAAGGCCTATTCTAAAACACTTGGTTATAAACTTACCCTTAGGGAAGAGGCATATGCTATATGGTGATCTAGCCATCAGTTAAAAAAAAAGCAATTCGTTATCCTATGGATTGTCAACACACTTGTCAATAGAATCCTTATCAACATTGGGGGCTCAATTGGTATCTTGTACTTTGATACCTCCTAAAAAATTAGACTGATATCAAAGTAGTAGTTGTTGACCACCTCGACCTTTTCCGAGTTCATCAAAGACTTAATCATCTTCTTTAGGACAATTAACCTTTTTATCACCTTTGGGTCAAGAAATTACTCAAGAACAATCGAGACAGTTTTTGGTTATAGGTGTTCTCTTAGCTTACAACGTTATTATTGTAGGTCTGATACTCAACTGACTTTGGGCTATCATCTCTACTTATGCATGACAATAAAGTTATTAACTAGAATTATAATCAgtgaatgttgggaaatcatggattGACATctcgtaaaaaaaaaaagtcacatTTTCCAAAGTTAAGTACTTGATCATTGTACAACAATTGGTACACAAGAAAATCATAAAAGTGAGGCGCTCAaacgcaaatgggtacctaaaaatcatctcttcctataaaaacattaaaaaacataaaattataggttggagcaagaaataatattctactccttgattctcgatagtcatgacctaagatccaaaaaggaactcgcaatgctcgctAGCCTAAATAATAGGTGGAGAttataaaatcacaaatgcgatttagatacaaccttatttgacttttcagaattagaaacgtatgattcccaaattcacatatcctctggattttcgaacccgtcaatttcatccgttcatcaccttcgaatccaactctgtatcataaAGTAACTAATTCTGTCATGAACTtgtaaggcttaccaacttgaacaaactatcacaaacatgtgtacgacattgagagtatgcacgttaaaagatctatcttgatcgtgcaaaagtccttgccttaaaatgaaaactcttatgtaattacgtaagtaaagttaattgctctgaatgaaaactcTTGACAAAAAAAACTCCCAGATCAAATCACAGACTTATGCTTAAAAATAATCTTATTCCTAACCTTCCACGACCACCATAGAATAGTGGTGATGATAGCTTCAAAGAGTAACCTAGGATCTCCCCTCATTTGCACACCCTCATTAATCCGATCACCCTCATACCATACCAGAAAAGAACTAAAATGTATACTAAGTTTTTGCTCTATAAGATTCCAAAGGTCACATGCAAACGACTAAGGTTCCAATAGATAAAAAGGACATAACTCAGTATTGCACATATCCAATCGGGCTAATCTATTAGTTGTGCGAAGGCCATGAAGAAGTTTTCAGCAAAATACCTGAAACCTAGGTAGCATTGGCAACTTTCACAACTTACCCGTTGGTCATCATTCATCACAGAATTACCCTTTTAGCAATTCAAAAACCAATAAGTAGACTTACATGAAATAAAACCTTTATTATCAAGCTTCCAAAGCTAAAAATCATCATATGACATAAGGGCAAAATCCATTTAACAAATGACCTTCAATAAAACACTCCCAGTGAGAAATTTTAACTTGTTCAAATTTTACGAACCATTTTGAAATAAATCTGAAATCATGCACAGAGTATTCTAGCTCAAGAACATTACAAAAAGTCAGCTTAAAAGAAATCAGTAAATCTAAAatccaaagattaaaaaaaaaactccaaTCATAGAACAATTACCCACaaacaatgaaaaaaaattatataattttttaaaataattaaaaacaatCTCCAACACCAACTATCTTTAGAAGAGAATTACAAGTTCCAAGGGTTAACACAACCAAACTTAGCCCTAATCACATCAACTCACAAGCTCTTAGCCCTACTCCCTTACAAAGCAATTTTCATAATGTGAAGATCCTTAATGTCTAATCTCTCATTCTTAGGGAGATGTAAATCATAAGTTCTCGCTGCTTCCCCAATAAAACTTTCTAATATCTCTCATAATTTTATTAAGAATAACATTTAATATCCAAGAGACACTCAAGGAATGAATAGGAATGAACTTCAACACAAAATTAATCAAAATAGTATGACCCGCAAGCGACAAATAAGTTCTCTACTAACTCTCAATTTTATCAACAATAGGCTGCACCAAAGGTGAGACTTACTAATTCTTCTAAGAGCAATAAGGATCCCTAAGTACTTAGAAGAAAAACACCCTTCCTTAAACATAAAAGCATTATAAATGTTCCTCCTAACGCTTTTAGGGATATTCTTCAAGAAGAAAATTTTAGACTTAGATAGATTAATTATTTAATCTTTGTAGGATTATTAATCTTtggaatgaaaagaagaaaggtTTTGGTCCAATCATAAGGAAGTATAATGTGATCAAAGAAGTCCTGAAAAACTTGGATCAAGGAATCTGAGATAGCATCCCAATAAAAtctataaaacttcatagtgaaacCGTAGGTCTAGGCTTTTTACCCGAactaacattctatcaaatttcaTTATGACTAAATGGTTGAATCAAAGAATCCAAGATGCCCTAGTGAAGAAAGTTCGACCAAGTTGCGTAAGGCACAACACACCCGTCATCTTTCCAAAGCTGGGAGTAAaactcaataaactcattcttaaTAAGAATAGGGTCAATAAGTATCCGCCCCCCAGTCTTGACATGGTGAATGAAAATTTTCCTCCTATAACAAGTGACCACAGCATGATAATACTTTATGTTTTGATCTCTATCACCAATCCACTTGATTTTAGCTTGAGACCACAACTTCAAATTAATTTGCATTATATATCTATTGTAAAGACAAGAGAGTTGAAGCCCATCCGACTCATAAAGACCACCCTTAGACTTTCTAAACTTAAGATAGGAGATATCTTGCTTAGTTGACTCTAAGGCCTCATCAATCTTTCCCAGACTATGCTTATTCTTATTAAGACAAATATCCCCTAAGCCTATGCAACTTGCAAGAAATGCCATTTAGATAGAATGGCATGCTGAAAATTTCATACATGTTGAAAAtattacatacatcatcatatttaATCTAAAATTGATGAAATTTAAATAGAGGAGAAGAAGGGCTTCTTTGCCCATTAACATGAAACAAACGGGGACAATTATTATTACAAACACAAGGCAAATGAGAAACTACTATGCACCAAACATATCAAGCCAAACATTATTAGCATAAACCCTATCCAGTCATATAAGAATACGGGTACTGTCTTGACAGCTATTACACCAAGTAAACTTTAGATCGATAAATCCCAAATCCGTTAACCCCAAATTAGCAATAAAGTTATTTAAGTTTCGAAGAATTCACAGTGAAACCCTACCACAAAATTTGTTAAAAGCTGAAACAATACAATTAAAATCACCCATAAGAGCCCAAAGAAACAATACAATTAAGTCATTCCATAATAAATTCCTACCGTACAAAGAAATACTCGCATAAATCCTAATAAAAATTCATGAGTCATTTCTCCCATCTTACATAATGGCAGTACGAGAAGAGAGCACCTGGATATGAATAAGTTCCAAAGCAATGCAATCCCTCCCGATGCACCCTCCACAGATATCGCCCAGGAGCACCATCCACCGCCTAGCCTACATGCCATCCTACGTGCAGTATTTGCATCGGAGTGCATGTCTTGCAAAAAAACCAAATTACATCTATGAGATTGGATAACAAAATGTATCTTATCCTTCACTGACCTATGATGTAAGCCCCTACAATTCCAACTTAAAACACTCGCAGTAATAGAAAATGAAAGTCAACAAAGTCCCTCAAGATGTGCAGTGGAGGAGAAACTTTTCCACCACAAGGTTGAAGTCCCAGGGCTGCCTCCACTGCCTCATAATCTTCTCATCATAGCTAACATTGGAGGAGATCTTGATGCAATCAAAAGCAAACGTCGAAAGAAATGAGTAAGAAACGGAATCCTTAGAATGGCCAGCAAGCAGGTCCGTCCAAGATACCCTTTTACCTTCACCTTCACCACCGTGCCAGCAGCAATCGGGTGAGGAGGTTCTCCCGTGCCCCCGGCGGACAGAGGACCGAAAGGCAGTGCCGATTCCCTCGCGCCAGCAGCAATCGGTTGAGCAGTTTCACCGCCGTTAGGCGCCACCGCTCTAGCAGCATTCAACTGCGCCGATTACCCCGCGCTCCCAACGGACGGATGACTGTGAGACATGGGCTCCCCAGCATCTTCTCTAGCGAGCGAAAGGGCGGAAGACAGGGGAACCTTAGAAATAGCGGGCGAAGCTAGGTGGGGAGCCGCGAGCGTAGACGGAGTAGCCGACGGAGGGACCGACGACTGGGGAGCCTCTGTGACAGCCAGCGACGCTTCAGGAGAGCGAGATGCTGACGGCGATGGGGTTTCTCCATCACCCCCCACGAATTCTCAGAGCTTCTCTCTCTAGACAAAATCATCAAGCGACTACATTAAACGTGTGCAATTATGGAACGATAGCAGGTTGTCATAAAAAGGAAGGTAGTGAGCAGTATATTAGATAAGATTCCTCACCTTGGTTTCTTCCTAGACTGCTGTATACGCGAATGCCATTTAGGAGGCCTATGCCAAGATAACACTACACAAATAAAAGGTCTCATCTTATCAAATATCAATAAAATAGGATGTGCAGACTTTCTACCGTATGGTAGAGCAAAGAGGGCTGTTCTTTGTCCCCCTCCTCTAGATAATATGGTGAAATTTACATTTCATCTTTGCTTCGTGAATCttttttatcaattgattgtttcATGTGATTTGAGCTTTTTGCCATAATTTCGTGTTAATTTGTTTTGTCAGTGTCTTGGAATGGTATGGTGGATTTTATAATGGTCAAATAAAAACAAGGAAGATGATTCAGCCAATAGAACTTGAAGCTGACCAAATGAGCCTTCAGAGGAGCGAGCAACTCAGGGAATTGTATGAATCACTTTCAACGGGTGATAGCAATCAGCAGATGAGAAGGGCTTGTGATGCATTGTCTCCGGAGGATTTGACTGATGCAGAATGGTACTACTTGATTTGCATGTCCTTCGCATTCAATATAGGACAAGGGTACTCTCTTTTCTTAAAAATCTAAAGTTGTCTTTCTCCCTGTCATTATATCTTTGTTTTATGGTCACTTCAAGATTCTTTTTATTATCAAATGCAATTTATCTCGTATACATGTCATCAGAGTAAAGAAGTTGGCTTTGTATATTTGATTAAAGAAATAAGTCTCTAATTCTGCATGATTCTGCTAATATAAGATAATGATTACTGGACAACTAAGATATCATGATTAATTTCCTCCATCATCATTTTGATGATTAAAGTTGAGACTGGTTCTATCGCGTACCATCTGCATTATCTATTGCTACGATGTTTTAATTGTAAAACTTTTATGGACGAGGTCGTACATAATTATCTCAGTGAAAAATAGTGATGAAGGATTGGATGAGTTTGAATTAGAGTTTTGCCCTTCAACTCTACATGTGATTGAAATTATTCTGCAAGAGATTTTAATTTTGACTAGAAGCTAAGCTATGTATCTCTTTTCTAAGCAACAGACAAAGTTATAATGTTGAGGAAAGTATACTTTCCAAAATATGCTTAAGGGAAACTAACACGGAACACCTACGTGACTGCCTATTTTGTGTCGCTGGCTTTCATCCCTTTATGCTATTTGGTGAATCATTGCTTTCCGATGATTGTGTCTTTATGTCAGCTCTCGACAAAGTATTTCCTACATAAAGTTAATGTCTTCTTAACGTAAGCAAGACCGAGCATTCGTGTGTGCCGTAACAGCAGTATCGGATTATGTCATTTGAGTTTCTTGTATGTTAGATGCACTCTTACTAAAAGttcacattattttgttttattatttattacCTCGTTGGATTTGTTCAGCAATTTGTATCATACTACCTGACCATGTGAAAGCTTTTTATATGTTAGGAGAAAAAATTAGAGCTACAAAGAATAtgataagataaaatattttatgttttatttttttttttatatttcatagCCTAGCATATATGGAGTTTATAGTTGACATATTATATTCATTatattaatatgaatctttttttcttaaaaatcaatagtcaatttgatttattattttatagattTTTAATGTGTTTCACCTCTTGATGTAATAAACTTTTTCATGATATCTTGATAAGTTTAATTCTAATATTCTTTCTCCTTAAATTTATTCTATCTAAcatacttttttattattattaaaatattttaaatttgagagGTCTTGTGAGTATATCTTAGTAGTTtcactttttttgtttttgatatggTCTCTTGTAAAATGAAATTATGTATCGATATACTTTAATCTTTCATACtagataggattcttagttaaggtaatagctgatttgttatcaacattaaTCTTGATTCACTTCTCTTATTATatatgaagttcttggagtaGTTTTCTTAATAATATTACATGACAAACATAAGAACTTCACAACTTAATAGAGCAACgatatattatgtttttaaaaatcataTGAATGTGGCTTCACTAAAATAAATTACAAATTTGATTATATTCTTCCATTGTAGCTTCCAGCCTAATCACTATCACTATATCAAATGAGCTCTAACCTTTTCAATAATAAATAGAATATACTATGGTTAATTGTCCCTTTAATATTATCACAAAATTCTTTTAATGACCTTTAATTGAGATATCTTAGGAATAAAATATCTATTTATTAAACAAACTCCAAATAATATATCAGATCGAGTGCATGTTAAATAtcttaaacatccaactagacttttagAGTTGAATTAATTTGTTTACCTTCACTTTTCTTAGTCAACTGGTGTCATATTCCACAAGTGTAATAGTAGAGTGACAATCTTCCATGGAAAACTTCTTTAGGATATCAtttacataattttcttttgagataatAATTTCTTTATTATCTTGTATAATTTCGATACCGAGGAAATAAATCATTAATCCTAAGTTGGCCATCTCTGTTAGGATCATaaagacactaagagaggggggcgggggattagtgctttcaaaataaaattttgatttgaaaatttgataaaaaaaatacatatcagAAATAagtttaacttagaatgtgagcAACTAAATCGGTTAGTAATAGTAAGAAAAAgcataaagaaaaatacaaaCCAGTTCGGTTTAGGAAaaacatctttcttttcttttaagatATTCCCAACCATAACCTCGGCCTTTTTAGCTAGAATTTTCTCTAtcacttttattgttttaaaattttttattagtttGATTTTTGTTATATCTTCCTCTTTGTCCATTACCTCTTTCTTTTTAAAGATTTAAGATTAAACTTAATTTGTAAGAGTAAACTTAATTTGTAATGCTTGCTCTATAGatttttcttcttatctttttgTAAGCCTTTGTTCAAGAACTTCAAGAGAAGCTATTAATTATTCTAAAGATATTTATTCTAAATCTTTAGACTCTTTAATTGctacaataataaaattaaattttggatatagagatcttagtatttttttattactctttgattacttatttgttcatcatttcatcttatttgatgaataatagAATAATTTTTGAGATGTAATCAGACAAGATTCAAAAGTGTTTTACTATAATTGTTCAAACTCATCTCATAATTGTTCAAACTTGTAGATAGAGCTTTTTTCCTTTGTCCATACCACCAAATgttttttgaagcatttcccaagtcTCTTTTAAAGTATTTACTGGAGTAATAATCTCgaacattatatcatcaagctcttggtaaatcatgaataaaatttttttctacttttttttatctttgagtTAGTTTTACACTTTTGCATTCATTACTCCTTTTACAAACTCTTATATATCTTGGGAGCTTAGAAGGATCTTCATTTAGATGCATCATAtatcgtaattttttttttatcaatctagGGATTTGAAATTGGATGATGCTTGAGGAAAAGGCTATAGCTTAACTTAGCTTTAATACCAAATTTTAAACTATGTAGGGAGAAGAGATAAACCTATCATACGAAGAAAAGTATGACAAGATAAAATATTCTATGTTTCACTCAAAAACTCTTTATATTTCATAACTCAATAGATGGGGCTTATATAGCCCCCATATGGTACATTACGTTTATTGCATTTAATATAAATCTCTATTTTTTCAAGAGACTCTTTCAATAATCATTAGTTAATTTAGTTTATTCTTGTATGGGCCCTTAATATATTTCACCTTGATAATCTTAATTCCAATATATCTTAGTTAAATGTTTTACGTTGTTCTTTAGATTATATTCATTAtatttaatatcttttttttttttcaaaagactCTTTCCAGAATCAATCGTAAATTTGATTTATTCTTCTAGGCCTTTAATACGTTTCACCTCTTGATTGATTGAATGAACTTACACCTTTGATAAGTTTAATTCTAACACATGTTAGTTTTCTATTGTTCTTCAGATTGCCAGGTAAAGCATTTGCAGACAATCAACACATCTGGTTGAACGGTTCTCAATTTGCAAATTGCAAGATGTTTTCACGCTCTCTTTTAGCAAAGGTAGTATACCTAACCAGTTAAATTGTCCAATGTTGTAATTAAATATGTAATTAGAACACGAAGCTAAAATTGGCTACTACCTTAATTTTTGATATGTTACTCGCGGAATGATTAATTTGGACCACGTCCCACATCATCTAGAGTGCATCTATTCAGGTACGATTACAGTCTTAGTTTCAAATGACCAATTACACCGTGATAGTCTCTCTCGATAATCTTAAAGTGAAAATATGTCTAGGCGAGCTATGCTTTGATTTGTCATGGTGTCTATTTGCAGACAGTGGTGTGCATCCCTATCATGGATGGTGTACTAGAGCTTGGAACAACTGATCTAGTAAGTTCTATTTGATTGTTCTTATGAAGATTTCAAGTAGGTATTCTGAACTATTATACTTCTCATACAACTATTTCTCCTTTAATTTTATGTGACTTTAGATTTTGGAGGATCCTGCCATCATAGAGAAGATCACAAGTTCTCTCTGGGAGCTACCAAATCCGATTTGCTATGAGCAATCTATATCCGGTCGTCGAATGCCTGAGAACGACGAAGATCATTTATGCCCTAATCTTGATAATAACATAGATGACTGTCTCGACTTGGAGGACCAGAATCTGATCGTTGATCCTCAAACCCAATTGGGCAATGGTCCAACACACATTCCATTTCATTTGTATGCCCCTATCGAACAAACAGAACCAGTCCGATGCAGGGTCGAGGAGCTACATACAAGCATACGTGAAGAACTAATTGTAGGTTCTTCAGATGGCAGTTTAAATGATGGCTGCTCCACGCAAAAGGTAGAAGATGCATTTGGAGTTGATGGGCTAAATGACATATCTCAGACTCAGAGTAGGCAGTTTATAGATGATGAGTTCAGCAATGTCCTACATGGCTATTTGGATTCTGATGGGCATGAACCGATGTCTTTTGTTAATGTTCAGAGAGTTGTCTCTGGCACTGTGGGAGAAAGTAAAAACAACCAGATTGTTGACGGTGTTCAACAGAGAAGCCTTAGCAGGATAGTTCCACTGGATCTTGATGGTGATGATTCACGGTCTGCAAAGGCAGTTGCTGTCATTTTACAGAATTCAAAACATGTAAAACCAGTTTCAAGCTACCCGAAGATTTCTCATAAATCCAGTTTTGCAATCTGGAAAATTGATATGAACCCACCAAAACCATTCACTAGCATGTCTCAGAAGCTGTTAAAGAAACTTCTAGTGGATATAACATGGTTGCATGACGGATGCCCGCAGAGGCATCAAGAAAATGGGATGCAGGAAAAAACTTGCAAGCCAGAGGGAGAGTCCGGTGTACGTCATGTCTTAtcagagaggaggagaagagagaagttGAAGGAGAAATTTCTTGTTTTGAGATCACTTATTCCGTCTATCAGCAAGGTAGTAGAATTAGTTCCTGACGGAAGATATACTTCTAGAGTGGTATCAAATGGTTTTCTCGGTATATTTCTGTTCATGTGAAGTTTCTGACAATTTTTGCCGAATCCAAAATTTTGGTGATAAGCTAGAAATGTTTTGCCTCTTATTTGGGAAAATATATCTTTGACCTTTCACCTTTGTTATAGAATTTAATTTGctgtaattatctttttatcaggTCGACAAGGCATCCGTCCTTGGTAACACCATAGATTATCTGAAAGATCTTAAGAGAAGACTGCTGGAGTTGGAATCCTGCCAGGATTCAGCGGAGCTTGAGATTGCGGAGAGCAGGAAGCATCCTGATGTAGCAAAGCGATCATCTGACAATTACAGGAACAAAGAGATCGTGAATGGCGAGAATTCTTTAGCAAAGAAGCGGAAAGTATCAGACGTCGATAGATCAAATGCCGAGCACCTCTGGATCTTGACCAAGGATAGACCAATCGAGGTAAACGTCACCTTGAAGGACAAAGAGGTTTTGGTAGAGATGCACTGTCCATGGAGGGAAAGCTTGGTGTTCGAGATAGTGGAATCTATAAGCAACCTCCATTTGGATCTGCTCTCGGTGCAATCTTCCACTGTCGATGGCATGCTTTCCCTGGCAATAAAATCCAAGGTTTGGATGCATCCAATAGCCTCACTGGTGGATTGCTTCCTGCTGTGTTTTCTAGTTACTGATTTGCTTTTGGTCTCCACTACAGTTTAGAAGCACCAGTGTTGCCTCACCAGGAATGATAAAGCAATCACTTCAAAGAGTGATGGGATTATTATAGCTGGTGGCATCCTCTTCCCTAATGACAGCAGGTCGTTGAGCCCTTACGGATCTTTCTTCAAGTCAACTGAGCACCAGTGTGTGTCAAGTAAGTACGTGCAGGTTCTCCTCGATCTTCAGGGAAAATGAAAGCTAATGGAGTACACTCAGGAAGTAGCTTGCAAGGGATGAGCAGTTGGTTATACCTATTACTCAGAAGATGGATGAAAACATAATTCAGTGGTCGAAAAAGATAGTAGAAAACCTAAAGATGCTGACGTCCATTCATGAATCAGCTTGCGAGGGAAGAGCACTTGTCTTCATGGCAATCTATACTGTGGAAAGAACAATGAATAGGTAGGAGTGTCTATGTTATCGTCGTTGTTCTTAGCACTATGGTTCCTGGTTTAGCATCATGATACTCTCGTGGTTGCTGCACAACATATTATTCATTATTTTATGTTCGCCATCAAACATTTTTTTTGGAGTCATTTTGCTTACTTTGTTACTTCCGAGGGAAAAAACAGTATATAGTGGCACAAATAATATGAA
Protein-coding regions in this window:
- the LOC108951996 gene encoding anthocyanin regulatory Lc protein-like, with the translated sequence MAADPAIHEELLARHIRKQLAAIVTKMQWSYAFFWSASTTQPGVLEWYGGFYNGQIKTRKMIQPIELEADQMSLQRSEQLRELYESLSTGDSNQQMRRACDALSPEDLTDAEWYYLICMSFAFNIGQGLPGKAFADNQHIWLNGSQFANCKMFSRSLLAKSASIQTVVCIPIMDGVLELGTTDLILEDPAIIEKITSSLWELPNPICYEQSISGRRMPENDEDHLCPNLDNNIDDCLDLEDQNLIVDPQTQLGNGPTHIPFHLYAPIEQTEPVRCRVEELHTSIREELIVGSSDGSLNDGCSTQKVEDAFGVDGLNDISQTQSRQFIDDEFSNVLHGYLDSDGHEPMSFVNVQRVVSGTVGESKNNQIVDGVQQRSLSRIVPLDLDGDDSRSAKAVAVILQNSKHVKPVSSYPKISHKSSFAIWKIDMNPPKPFTSMSQKLLKKLLVDITWLHDGCPQRHQENGMQEKTCKPEGESGVRHVLSERRRREKLKEKFLVLRSLIPSISKVDKASVLGNTIDYLKDLKRRLLELESCQDSAELEIAESRKHPDVAKRSSDNYRNKEIVNGENSLAKKRKVSDVDRSNAEHLWILTKDRPIEVNVTLKDKEVLVEMHCPWRESLVFEIVESISNLHLDLLSVQSSTVDGMLSLAIKSKFRSTSVASPGMIKQSLQRVMGLL